One window of the Cuculus canorus isolate bCucCan1 chromosome 13, bCucCan1.pri, whole genome shotgun sequence genome contains the following:
- the SLC7A10 gene encoding asc-type amino acid transporter 1 isoform X1, protein MAGGEQRGARERVALKKEIGLLSACAIIIGNIIGSGIFISPKGVLEHSGSVGLALIIWVLGGGVAALGSLCYAELGVTIPKSGGDYSYVTEIFGGLAGFLLLWSAVLIMYPTSLAVISLTFSNYVLQPVFPNCIPPYNASRILSMVCLLLLTWVNSSSVRWATRIQDIFTAGKLLALALIIIVGFIQIFKGNYEELTPSNAFKFWMTPSVGHLALAFLQGSFAFSGWNFLNYVTEELVDPRRNLPRAIFISIPLVTFVYTFTNIAYFTAMSPQELLSSNAVAVTFGEKLLGYFSWVMPVSVALSTFGGINGYLFTSSRLCFSGAREGHLPSLLAMIHVKHCTPIPALLVCCLATLIIMLVGDTYTLINYVSFINYLCYGVTIIGLIVLRWRKPKIFRPIKVNLLIPITYLAFWAFLLIFSLYSEPVVCGIGLIIIFTGVPVFFLGVYWRNKPKSVNRLIESMTCWGQKLCFVVYPQGGVAEEEEEAPSAFSWRPESETAARK, encoded by the exons GTAACATCATTGGTTCTGGGATCTTTATTTCGCCAAAAGGAGTTCTGGAGCACAGCGGCTCGGTGGGACTCGCTCTCATTATTTGGGTGCTTGGCGGCGGGGTGGCTGCCCTTGGCTCGCTGTGTTACGCCGAACTGGGAGTCACTATCCCCAAATCAGGAGGGGATTATTCCTACGTTACAGAGATTTTTGGTGGGTTAGCTGG gtttctgctgctgtggagtGCAGTGCTTATCATGTACCCGACCAGCCTGGCCGTCATATCGCTGACCTTCTCAAACTATGTCCTGCAGCCCGTCTTCCCTAACTGTATCCCCCCCTATAATGCCTCCAGGATCCTCTCCATGGTGTGTTTAC TCCTTCTGACCTGGGTGAACAGCTCCAGCGTTCGATGGGCAACGCGCATTCAGGACATATTTACAGCAGGAAAACTCTTAGCCCTGGCCCTTATCATTATTGTGGGCTTCATACAGATCTTTAAAG GAAACTACGAAGAGCTGACACCAAGCAACGCATTCAAGTTTTGGATGACTCCATCTGTGGGGCATTTAGCATTAGCTTTTCTTCAAGGGTCGTTTGCGTTCAGTGGCTGGAACTTCTTGAACTATGTAACAGAAGAACTGGTTGATCCCCGCAG GAACCTACCTCGTGCCATATTCATATCCATCCCATTGGTGACATTTGTGTATACGTTCACCAACATTGCATATTTCACTGCCATGTCACCCCAAGAGCTCTTGTCCTCCAACGCTGTGGCGGTA ACATTTGGTGAAAAGTTACTGGGCTATTTTTCCTGGGTTATGCCAGTCTCAGTGGCCCTATCTACATTTGGAGGAATAAATGGATACCTTTTTACCTCATCAAG GTTATGTTTCTCCGGCGCCCGAGAAGGTCATTTGCCGAGTTTGCTTGCCATGATCCATGTCAAGCACTGCAcgcccatccctgccctgctcgTCTGC TGTTTGGCCACTCTTATCATCATGCTCGTTGGAGACACATACACACTAATCAACTACGTGTCATTTATTAACTACCTCTGCTACGGAGTGACAATTATAGGCCTGATCGTGTTACGCTGGAGGAAACCCAAAATCTTCAGACCCATCAAG GTGAACCTCCTCATCCCCATCACTTACCTGGCATTTTGGGCATTTCTGCTGATCTTCAGCTTATACTCCGAGCCGGTCGTCTGTGGAATTGGACTCATTATCATTTTCACTGGagtgcctgttttttttcttggagtcTACTggagaaacaaaccaaagagTGTAAATAGGCTAATAG AGTCCATGACGTGCTGGGGCCAGAAGCTGTGTTTTGTGGTCTACCCTCAGGGGGGAGTcgctgaggaagaggaggaggcaccctcagccttctcttggCGACCGGAGAGCGAGACAGCTGCGAGGAAATAA
- the SLC7A10 gene encoding asc-type amino acid transporter 1 isoform X2, whose amino-acid sequence MAGGEQRGARERVALKKEIGLLSACAIIIGNIIGSGIFISPKGVLEHSGSVGLALIIWVLGGGVAALGSLCYAELGVTIPKSGGDYSYVTEIFGGLAGFLLLWSAVLIMYPTSLAVISLTFSNYVLQPVFPNCIPPYNASRILSMVCLRNYEELTPSNAFKFWMTPSVGHLALAFLQGSFAFSGWNFLNYVTEELVDPRRNLPRAIFISIPLVTFVYTFTNIAYFTAMSPQELLSSNAVAVTFGEKLLGYFSWVMPVSVALSTFGGINGYLFTSSRLCFSGAREGHLPSLLAMIHVKHCTPIPALLVCCLATLIIMLVGDTYTLINYVSFINYLCYGVTIIGLIVLRWRKPKIFRPIKVNLLIPITYLAFWAFLLIFSLYSEPVVCGIGLIIIFTGVPVFFLGVYWRNKPKSVNRLIESMTCWGQKLCFVVYPQGGVAEEEEEAPSAFSWRPESETAARK is encoded by the exons GTAACATCATTGGTTCTGGGATCTTTATTTCGCCAAAAGGAGTTCTGGAGCACAGCGGCTCGGTGGGACTCGCTCTCATTATTTGGGTGCTTGGCGGCGGGGTGGCTGCCCTTGGCTCGCTGTGTTACGCCGAACTGGGAGTCACTATCCCCAAATCAGGAGGGGATTATTCCTACGTTACAGAGATTTTTGGTGGGTTAGCTGG gtttctgctgctgtggagtGCAGTGCTTATCATGTACCCGACCAGCCTGGCCGTCATATCGCTGACCTTCTCAAACTATGTCCTGCAGCCCGTCTTCCCTAACTGTATCCCCCCCTATAATGCCTCCAGGATCCTCTCCATGGTGTGTTTAC GAAACTACGAAGAGCTGACACCAAGCAACGCATTCAAGTTTTGGATGACTCCATCTGTGGGGCATTTAGCATTAGCTTTTCTTCAAGGGTCGTTTGCGTTCAGTGGCTGGAACTTCTTGAACTATGTAACAGAAGAACTGGTTGATCCCCGCAG GAACCTACCTCGTGCCATATTCATATCCATCCCATTGGTGACATTTGTGTATACGTTCACCAACATTGCATATTTCACTGCCATGTCACCCCAAGAGCTCTTGTCCTCCAACGCTGTGGCGGTA ACATTTGGTGAAAAGTTACTGGGCTATTTTTCCTGGGTTATGCCAGTCTCAGTGGCCCTATCTACATTTGGAGGAATAAATGGATACCTTTTTACCTCATCAAG GTTATGTTTCTCCGGCGCCCGAGAAGGTCATTTGCCGAGTTTGCTTGCCATGATCCATGTCAAGCACTGCAcgcccatccctgccctgctcgTCTGC TGTTTGGCCACTCTTATCATCATGCTCGTTGGAGACACATACACACTAATCAACTACGTGTCATTTATTAACTACCTCTGCTACGGAGTGACAATTATAGGCCTGATCGTGTTACGCTGGAGGAAACCCAAAATCTTCAGACCCATCAAG GTGAACCTCCTCATCCCCATCACTTACCTGGCATTTTGGGCATTTCTGCTGATCTTCAGCTTATACTCCGAGCCGGTCGTCTGTGGAATTGGACTCATTATCATTTTCACTGGagtgcctgttttttttcttggagtcTACTggagaaacaaaccaaagagTGTAAATAGGCTAATAG AGTCCATGACGTGCTGGGGCCAGAAGCTGTGTTTTGTGGTCTACCCTCAGGGGGGAGTcgctgaggaagaggaggaggcaccctcagccttctcttggCGACCGGAGAGCGAGACAGCTGCGAGGAAATAA
- the SLC7A10 gene encoding asc-type amino acid transporter 1 isoform X3, with protein MAGGEQRGARERVALKKEIGLLSACAIIIGNIIGSGIFISPKGVLEHSGSVGLALIIWVLGGGVAALGSLCYAELGVTIPKSGGDYSYVTEIFGGLAGFLLLWSAVLIMYPTSLAVISLTFSNYVLQPVFPNCIPPYNASRILSMVCLLLLTWVNSSSVRWATRIQDIFTAGKLLALALIIIVGFIQIFKGNYEELTPSNAFKFWMTPSVGHLALAFLQGSFAFSGWNFLNYVTEELVDPRRLCFSGAREGHLPSLLAMIHVKHCTPIPALLVCCLATLIIMLVGDTYTLINYVSFINYLCYGVTIIGLIVLRWRKPKIFRPIKVNLLIPITYLAFWAFLLIFSLYSEPVVCGIGLIIIFTGVPVFFLGVYWRNKPKSVNRLIESMTCWGQKLCFVVYPQGGVAEEEEEAPSAFSWRPESETAARK; from the exons GTAACATCATTGGTTCTGGGATCTTTATTTCGCCAAAAGGAGTTCTGGAGCACAGCGGCTCGGTGGGACTCGCTCTCATTATTTGGGTGCTTGGCGGCGGGGTGGCTGCCCTTGGCTCGCTGTGTTACGCCGAACTGGGAGTCACTATCCCCAAATCAGGAGGGGATTATTCCTACGTTACAGAGATTTTTGGTGGGTTAGCTGG gtttctgctgctgtggagtGCAGTGCTTATCATGTACCCGACCAGCCTGGCCGTCATATCGCTGACCTTCTCAAACTATGTCCTGCAGCCCGTCTTCCCTAACTGTATCCCCCCCTATAATGCCTCCAGGATCCTCTCCATGGTGTGTTTAC TCCTTCTGACCTGGGTGAACAGCTCCAGCGTTCGATGGGCAACGCGCATTCAGGACATATTTACAGCAGGAAAACTCTTAGCCCTGGCCCTTATCATTATTGTGGGCTTCATACAGATCTTTAAAG GAAACTACGAAGAGCTGACACCAAGCAACGCATTCAAGTTTTGGATGACTCCATCTGTGGGGCATTTAGCATTAGCTTTTCTTCAAGGGTCGTTTGCGTTCAGTGGCTGGAACTTCTTGAACTATGTAACAGAAGAACTGGTTGATCCCCGCAG GTTATGTTTCTCCGGCGCCCGAGAAGGTCATTTGCCGAGTTTGCTTGCCATGATCCATGTCAAGCACTGCAcgcccatccctgccctgctcgTCTGC TGTTTGGCCACTCTTATCATCATGCTCGTTGGAGACACATACACACTAATCAACTACGTGTCATTTATTAACTACCTCTGCTACGGAGTGACAATTATAGGCCTGATCGTGTTACGCTGGAGGAAACCCAAAATCTTCAGACCCATCAAG GTGAACCTCCTCATCCCCATCACTTACCTGGCATTTTGGGCATTTCTGCTGATCTTCAGCTTATACTCCGAGCCGGTCGTCTGTGGAATTGGACTCATTATCATTTTCACTGGagtgcctgttttttttcttggagtcTACTggagaaacaaaccaaagagTGTAAATAGGCTAATAG AGTCCATGACGTGCTGGGGCCAGAAGCTGTGTTTTGTGGTCTACCCTCAGGGGGGAGTcgctgaggaagaggaggaggcaccctcagccttctcttggCGACCGGAGAGCGAGACAGCTGCGAGGAAATAA